A single genomic interval of Arthrobacter sp. NicSoilB8 harbors:
- a CDS encoding DUF1801 domain-containing protein, producing the protein MASRETGKRESERPATGTAAHVDVVITLPEAMTGRASPAKAAVGDKPVFAYIASLPQPQRGIAEAVDVLAAKTLPDLRRSVKWGMSYYGVGEGWCFSCGGFAGHVKLMFINGVALEPVPPVSPVGMGKSTRGVELESVDDIDERQIAAWMKQVASVPGVGGKKR; encoded by the coding sequence ATGGCCAGCAGGGAGACCGGTAAGAGGGAGTCCGAAAGGCCCGCCACGGGCACAGCGGCACATGTCGATGTCGTCATTACTCTGCCGGAGGCCATGACCGGCAGGGCCAGCCCCGCGAAAGCGGCGGTCGGCGACAAGCCGGTCTTCGCCTATATCGCCAGCCTGCCGCAGCCGCAGCGCGGCATCGCGGAAGCGGTCGATGTGCTGGCGGCGAAGACGCTGCCCGACCTCCGGCGCTCCGTGAAGTGGGGCATGTCGTACTACGGCGTCGGCGAGGGGTGGTGCTTCAGCTGCGGCGGTTTTGCCGGCCACGTGAAGCTCATGTTTATCAATGGCGTGGCGCTCGAGCCTGTACCGCCGGTGTCACCGGTGGGGATGGGCAAGTCGACGCGGGGTGTGGAGCTCGAATCTGTGGACGACATCGACGAACGTCAGATCGCGGCGTGGATGAAGCAAGTCGCGTCCGTGCCGGGTGTTGGGGGCAAGAAGCGTTGA
- a CDS encoding helix-turn-helix domain-containing protein, with amino-acid sequence MARSGYLSRPTLYARLAKLEELLAVDLDDAESRTSLHVALLLRRLRGL; translated from the coding sequence ATGGCCCGCAGCGGCTATCTGAGCCGTCCTACGCTCTACGCGCGGCTGGCCAAGCTGGAGGAACTGCTGGCGGTGGATCTGGACGACGCCGAATCCAGGACATCCCTTCACGTCGCACTCTTGCTGCGCCGACTGCGGGGGCTCTAG
- a CDS encoding nuclear transport factor 2 family protein codes for MGATEFDELLVQAKAALNAIVNGDPSGYKTIYSEGEDITLGNPFGGFGRGRAAVYEQLERAASYFRDGALVSVETIAKGVGEDLAYTVEVERVRVKVGGQDDLSDVAIRVTCVYRREADGWKLLHRHADPRVGRQTAESVIQR; via the coding sequence GTGGGAGCTACCGAGTTTGATGAATTGCTGGTTCAGGCAAAGGCCGCGCTCAATGCCATCGTCAACGGCGACCCGAGCGGCTACAAGACCATCTACTCCGAGGGCGAAGACATCACCCTGGGGAATCCGTTCGGTGGATTCGGGCGCGGCAGGGCTGCAGTCTACGAACAGCTCGAACGGGCGGCGTCCTACTTCCGGGACGGGGCACTGGTCTCTGTCGAAACGATCGCGAAGGGTGTCGGCGAGGATCTGGCTTACACCGTGGAAGTTGAGCGTGTCCGTGTGAAGGTCGGCGGGCAGGACGACCTGAGCGACGTCGCGATCCGCGTTACGTGCGTATACCGACGCGAAGCGGACGGGTGGAAGCTCCTTCACCGGCACGCCGATCCACGAGTGGGGCGACAGACCGCTGAATCCGTGATCCAGCGCTAA
- a CDS encoding FCD domain-containing protein — protein MVFEWDEWAANDLFDVRLAIEPMAAAHAARQVARGASIDGGNAAIAASHAAIDRGDPYEIAGASTLIRERVAVFSGNELLPDASRQRSNHVARLPDVPARSEPRLPTAPRPSNTIASGNEELARGVAFAHIEAGRAPSLEAISRLAH, from the coding sequence GTGGTGTTCGAGTGGGACGAGTGGGCCGCCAACGACCTGTTCGACGTCAGGCTTGCCATCGAGCCGATGGCGGCCGCGCACGCCGCCCGCCAGGTAGCGCGGGGCGCGAGCATCGACGGGGGGAATGCCGCCATCGCCGCCTCCCACGCAGCGATCGACCGCGGCGACCCCTACGAGATCGCCGGGGCCAGCACACTCATCCGCGAGCGCGTCGCCGTGTTCTCCGGCAACGAACTGCTCCCTGATGCGAGCCGTCAGCGGTCGAATCACGTAGCTCGTCTACCTGACGTCCCAGCGCGATCAGAACCTCGCCTGCCAACGGCACCAAGACCCAGCAACACCATCGCTTCGGGCAACGAGGAGCTCGCTCGCGGGGTCGCCTTCGCCCACATCGAGGCGGGACGCGCCCCCTCCCTCGAGGCAATCTCCCGGCTCGCGCACTAG
- a CDS encoding LysR family transcriptional regulator, whose protein sequence is MIDIGALRALAAIEHHGSVIAASEVMGFSPSAVSQQIKKLEKQTGVSVLERHGRGVLLTERGLTLAAYGRRILAELEELQSTLLADPAKPYGRLKVVSFSTACRGLVGPMLGMLASSGTDLDVTVLAEDPREAVERVAGGEADLGIVHDWNSVPLVIPEHVKLEWLCDDIADLLVHRNHPLARRAEVEAAAMVDERWISTPHGAICNEALLRIFADLGRVPDIRVYDPDFATHIALVEQGAVVALVPRLGRPALPADVVAVPVHPVPARRVGIVHRRTMTESPGIQHLAGLLRKIAGPAAG, encoded by the coding sequence ATGATAGACATCGGAGCGCTCCGGGCGCTGGCAGCGATTGAGCACCATGGTTCCGTCATTGCAGCATCAGAGGTGATGGGCTTCAGCCCGTCGGCGGTATCGCAGCAGATCAAGAAGCTGGAAAAACAGACCGGTGTCTCGGTTCTGGAGCGGCATGGCCGAGGGGTGCTGCTGACTGAACGCGGACTGACCCTGGCCGCTTATGGGCGCCGCATTCTCGCCGAACTGGAGGAGCTCCAGTCCACGCTCCTCGCCGATCCCGCCAAACCGTACGGCCGATTGAAGGTGGTATCCTTCTCCACCGCGTGCCGGGGGCTCGTGGGGCCGATGCTGGGCATGCTGGCTTCCTCCGGAACTGATCTGGACGTCACGGTACTGGCCGAAGACCCACGTGAAGCGGTGGAACGTGTAGCCGGCGGGGAAGCCGACCTCGGCATCGTCCACGACTGGAACTCCGTCCCGCTTGTGATCCCAGAGCACGTGAAGCTCGAGTGGCTTTGCGATGACATCGCTGATCTTCTGGTTCACCGCAACCATCCCCTGGCGAGGAGGGCGGAGGTGGAAGCTGCCGCTATGGTTGATGAGCGCTGGATCAGCACCCCGCACGGCGCCATCTGCAACGAGGCCCTCTTGCGGATTTTTGCCGATCTGGGCCGTGTCCCGGATATCCGGGTCTACGATCCGGACTTCGCAACCCACATCGCGTTGGTGGAGCAAGGGGCCGTGGTGGCGCTCGTGCCTCGTCTCGGCAGGCCCGCACTGCCCGCGGACGTGGTCGCTGTACCGGTCCATCCCGTGCCGGCCCGTCGTGTGGGGATAGTCCACCGCAGGACCATGACCGAAAGCCCGGGCATTCAGCACCTTGCCGGACTCCTGCGCAAGATTGCGGGCCCGGCTGCGGGCTAG